Proteins from a genomic interval of Symmachiella macrocystis:
- a CDS encoding secondary thiamine-phosphate synthase enzyme YjbQ has protein sequence MEIRQYQLTLPAAPRGFHLVTRQVVAAIPDLADVRAGLLNVFIQHTSASISINENADPDVPVDLEMAFNKIAPESWPYVHTCEGPDDMPAHIKASLLGNTLTIPVSSGQLCLGTWQGIYLCEHRDHATSRRLVLTLQGEWD, from the coding sequence ATGGAAATACGACAATACCAGCTCACGCTCCCGGCCGCGCCGCGGGGGTTTCATTTGGTGACGCGGCAGGTCGTGGCGGCGATTCCTGATTTGGCGGACGTCCGTGCCGGATTGCTGAACGTATTTATTCAGCACACGTCCGCCTCGATATCGATCAACGAAAACGCCGATCCCGATGTGCCGGTCGATTTGGAAATGGCGTTCAATAAAATCGCCCCCGAATCGTGGCCGTATGTGCACACCTGCGAAGGCCCCGACGACATGCCGGCCCACATCAAAGCCTCGTTACTGGGCAACACATTGACAATCCCTGTCAGCAGCGGCCAGCTTTGCCTGGGCACTTGGCAAGGCATCTACCTGTGTGAACACCGCGACCACGCCACTTCACGTCGACTGGTGCTCACGCTGCAAGGCGAATGGGACTGA
- the proS gene encoding proline--tRNA ligase gives MAKQKKTAITPTREADYPEWYQQVIKAADLAELSPVRGCMVVKPWGWGIWENMQRVLDGKFKETGHENAYFPLFIPMSYLEKEAEHVEGFAKECAVVTHHRLEPDPEGGLRPAGKLDEPLIVRPTSETIIGEMYARWVQSYRDLPILINQWANVVRWELRPRMFLRTAEFLWQEGHTAHATEAEAREETEQMLHVYADFAENYMAMPVIRGEKTAAERFPGAVSTLTIEAMMQDRKALQSGTSHFLGQNFSKAQGIKFQNQTGDEEFAWTTSWGVSTRLIGALIMTHSDDDGLVLPPRLAPAHVVVLPIYRSDEERQKVLAYCEKLKQELEAQSYGGEPVRVRMDDRDLRGGEKNWQHIKKGVPLRAEVGPRDIENNSVFLARRDTGEKVGIPRNELLGTVGDILGEIQDGLFQRALELREQNTRTIDNLDEFREYFTPKKANKPEIHGGFALCYFVDEDPAVEAELKKLKVTARCIPLDQDGESGQCLFTGKPTTTRAVFAKAY, from the coding sequence ATGGCCAAACAGAAAAAGACAGCGATTACTCCGACGCGGGAAGCGGATTATCCGGAGTGGTACCAGCAGGTGATCAAAGCGGCCGATTTGGCGGAACTCTCGCCGGTCCGCGGATGCATGGTGGTCAAACCATGGGGTTGGGGCATCTGGGAGAACATGCAACGTGTACTGGACGGCAAGTTCAAGGAGACGGGGCACGAGAACGCTTATTTCCCGCTGTTCATTCCGATGAGCTACCTCGAAAAAGAAGCTGAGCACGTTGAAGGCTTTGCCAAAGAATGTGCCGTCGTTACGCACCACCGCTTGGAACCGGATCCCGAGGGCGGTCTGCGTCCGGCGGGGAAGCTCGACGAACCGTTGATCGTACGTCCCACCAGCGAGACGATCATTGGCGAAATGTATGCCCGCTGGGTCCAGTCGTATCGCGACTTACCGATCTTGATCAATCAATGGGCCAATGTCGTCCGTTGGGAATTGCGGCCACGGATGTTTCTGCGAACGGCCGAATTTCTGTGGCAGGAAGGACACACAGCGCACGCCACCGAGGCTGAAGCTCGTGAGGAAACCGAGCAAATGCTGCATGTGTACGCCGACTTTGCTGAAAACTATATGGCGATGCCGGTTATCCGCGGTGAAAAAACCGCAGCGGAACGTTTCCCCGGAGCTGTCTCGACGCTCACCATCGAAGCCATGATGCAGGACCGCAAAGCGCTGCAATCGGGGACGTCGCACTTTTTGGGACAGAACTTCTCAAAAGCGCAAGGCATCAAATTCCAAAATCAAACCGGCGACGAGGAATTCGCTTGGACGACCTCCTGGGGAGTCTCGACGCGTTTGATCGGTGCTTTGATCATGACTCATAGCGACGACGACGGACTGGTACTGCCGCCGCGATTGGCACCGGCGCATGTCGTTGTGCTGCCGATTTATCGTAGCGACGAGGAACGCCAAAAGGTGCTCGCCTATTGCGAGAAACTCAAACAGGAGTTGGAAGCTCAGTCCTATGGCGGTGAGCCGGTTCGTGTGCGGATGGACGACCGGGATCTTCGTGGCGGCGAAAAGAACTGGCAGCACATCAAAAAAGGAGTTCCGCTGCGAGCCGAAGTCGGTCCACGTGATATCGAAAACAACTCGGTCTTTCTCGCCCGGCGCGATACAGGCGAGAAAGTCGGTATACCGCGGAACGAACTCCTGGGAACTGTCGGCGATATTCTGGGAGAAATCCAAGACGGCCTGTTTCAACGGGCGTTGGAATTGCGCGAACAGAATACACGGACGATCGACAATTTGGACGAATTCCGCGAATACTTCACGCCCAAGAAGGCCAACAAGCCGGAAATCCATGGTGGATTTGCGTTGTGCTACTTCGTCGATGAAGACCCTGCTGTGGAAGCGGAGTTGAAAAAGTTGAAAGTGACCGCCCGTTGTATTCCCTTGGATCAAGACGGCGAATCAGGGCAATGTCTGTTCACCGGAAAACCAACCACGACTCGCGCAGTGTTTGCTAAGGCATACTAA
- a CDS encoding ornithine cyclodeaminase translates to MSDESASDSAATFVEDVLLEGHIVDSLILPKILDEITTLGGTFEIKQIDIGQRRADPSSATLKVSAETAELLETILTSIGQHGAVPVHQQDCTIVEADIDGAFPSGFYCTTNQDTQVRLDGTWIDVSPQEMDCGLRINAAGDAADCLPMCQVAKGDRIVVGRLGVRVKPLKRELSANGAFAFMNSAVSSEKPKGILVRDVAAEMRKAQRGEGKILVVGGPAIVHTGSSDHFSTLIREGYVDLLFAGNALATHDIEQSLFGTSLGISMEQGNVMDEGHEHHLRSINAIRRAGGIKAAVENGSLKSGIMYECVQHDIPYVLAGSIRDDGPLPEVITDTLVAQQRMRELIHDVTFCLMIATTLHSIAVGNLLPARVKVVCVDINPATVTKLSDRGSFQTVGLVTDVEPFLRVLVNELHNK, encoded by the coding sequence ATGAGTGACGAATCAGCGAGCGACTCCGCAGCCACGTTTGTCGAGGACGTGTTGCTCGAAGGGCACATCGTGGACAGTCTGATCTTGCCGAAGATTCTTGACGAAATCACCACGTTGGGCGGTACGTTTGAAATCAAGCAGATTGATATAGGACAGCGGCGCGCCGATCCGAGTTCGGCAACCTTAAAGGTCAGTGCCGAAACGGCCGAATTGTTGGAAACGATTCTCACCTCCATCGGTCAACACGGTGCCGTTCCGGTGCACCAACAGGACTGCACGATCGTCGAAGCCGACATCGACGGAGCGTTCCCGAGCGGGTTTTATTGCACGACCAATCAAGACACTCAAGTGCGCCTCGACGGCACTTGGATTGACGTCTCCCCACAAGAAATGGACTGCGGTCTCCGCATCAACGCCGCTGGCGACGCAGCCGACTGTCTGCCGATGTGCCAAGTGGCCAAGGGAGACCGGATCGTCGTAGGCCGTTTGGGGGTCCGTGTGAAACCACTCAAGCGGGAATTGTCGGCGAATGGGGCCTTTGCTTTCATGAACAGCGCCGTCTCCAGCGAAAAACCAAAGGGGATTCTCGTTCGCGACGTCGCTGCTGAAATGCGTAAAGCCCAACGCGGTGAGGGAAAAATTCTCGTCGTGGGCGGACCGGCGATTGTGCATACCGGTAGCAGCGACCATTTCAGCACGCTCATTCGCGAAGGCTATGTCGACCTGCTGTTCGCCGGCAATGCGTTGGCAACGCACGATATCGAGCAGTCGCTTTTCGGCACCAGTTTGGGAATTTCGATGGAGCAAGGCAACGTGATGGACGAAGGACACGAACATCACCTCCGCTCGATCAACGCCATTCGTCGTGCGGGGGGAATCAAGGCGGCTGTTGAGAATGGCAGTCTGAAAAGCGGCATCATGTACGAATGCGTGCAACACGACATCCCCTATGTCTTAGCCGGCAGTATTCGTGATGACGGTCCATTGCCGGAGGTGATCACCGATACACTCGTCGCTCAGCAACGGATGCGGGAACTGATACATGATGTGACATTTTGTTTGATGATCGCCACGACATTGCACTCGATCGCTGTCGGCAATCTACTTCCCGCACGGGTGAAAGTCGTCTGCGTCGATATTAACCCAGCCACGGTTACGAAACTCTCGGATCGCGGCTCATTCCAAACGGTCGGCTTGGTAACCGACGTCGAGCCGTTTTTACGCGTGCTGGTGAATGAATTGCACAACAAGTAA
- a CDS encoding sigma-54 interaction domain-containing protein produces the protein MITRRPQILLLTPDSSFVADVVQEFGDIFNVEVCDSSSAVLAYLAEADPEGLIADLRLVEGGGHAQAAFLEELLGNYGQLNTVLLTDQNVPEPIQRLVACGPSVRLVAYDKISQLAEHFGHQGDAEPSPSPAEESPAAEELPKPPQASDCLSRQFETKTPAMRRMLVDLQIAAEYDVTVMLIGETGAGKTHLSKLIHEASPRRDEPLMTVACGALPNDLIESELFGHVKGAFTSAHANKDGKFLAAGNGTILLDEIDVLGLEQQVKLLRVIESGQFEPVGSNQTLQSQARIIVASNLELQPLVEQGRFRPDLYYRLNMLKFDILPLRQRTSDVLPLAERFVKRFTEKHGVKIESTDDRLYESLLAYPWPGNVRELEHVIQRAVIYCRDGHLRTEHLPSHITAGIAGPSNEPAKTNGATRSPQLNLPPAESLERQVASTEQEVIEHALLRNSHSRTQTAKDLGISRVTLYNKMKKYGITM, from the coding sequence ATGATCACACGTCGACCCCAAATCCTATTATTGACCCCTGACAGTAGTTTCGTAGCGGATGTCGTTCAAGAATTTGGCGACATTTTTAACGTCGAAGTGTGCGATAGCTCCTCAGCAGTGTTGGCCTATTTGGCCGAAGCAGATCCAGAGGGACTTATTGCCGATCTCCGTTTGGTCGAAGGTGGCGGGCATGCCCAAGCCGCATTTCTGGAAGAGTTGCTAGGGAATTACGGACAGTTGAATACTGTTTTGCTCACCGACCAAAATGTTCCAGAACCAATTCAACGCTTGGTCGCCTGCGGACCTTCGGTGCGTTTGGTGGCGTACGACAAAATCTCGCAATTGGCGGAGCATTTCGGCCATCAAGGCGATGCAGAGCCATCGCCGTCGCCGGCTGAAGAATCACCTGCGGCTGAAGAACTTCCAAAGCCGCCCCAAGCTTCGGACTGCTTGTCGCGGCAATTCGAAACAAAGACCCCGGCCATGCGTCGCATGTTGGTCGATCTCCAAATCGCCGCTGAATACGACGTCACCGTGATGCTGATCGGTGAGACCGGCGCAGGCAAAACGCACTTGTCCAAGTTGATTCACGAAGCCTCTCCCCGTCGTGATGAACCGTTAATGACTGTCGCTTGTGGAGCGCTGCCGAATGATCTCATCGAGAGCGAATTGTTCGGCCACGTCAAAGGCGCCTTTACGAGTGCGCACGCGAACAAAGACGGCAAGTTCCTCGCCGCCGGCAACGGAACGATTCTATTGGACGAAATCGACGTGTTGGGGTTGGAACAGCAAGTCAAGTTGTTACGGGTGATCGAATCCGGGCAATTCGAACCGGTCGGTAGCAATCAAACTTTGCAGTCACAAGCCCGTATTATTGTTGCCAGCAATTTAGAGCTTCAACCCCTCGTCGAGCAGGGACGATTTCGCCCTGACCTGTATTACCGTTTGAATATGTTGAAGTTCGATATTCTACCGCTGCGTCAACGGACGTCCGACGTCCTACCGTTGGCCGAACGCTTTGTGAAAAGGTTCACGGAAAAACATGGCGTGAAAATTGAATCAACGGACGATCGGTTATACGAATCGTTGTTGGCCTATCCTTGGCCAGGGAACGTGCGCGAGTTAGAGCATGTGATCCAACGAGCGGTAATCTACTGTCGCGACGGGCACCTGCGCACGGAGCATTTGCCGTCGCACATCACAGCCGGAATCGCCGGTCCCAGTAATGAGCCGGCGAAAACCAACGGAGCAACCCGGTCGCCGCAGCTCAACCTGCCGCCCGCCGAATCGTTGGAACGTCAAGTGGCATCTACCGAACAGGAAGTCATCGAGCACGCCCTGTTACGCAACAGCCACAGCCGCACACAAACCGCCAAAGACCTCGGCATCAGCCGTGTGACGCTGTACAACAAAATGAAAAAATACGGCATCACAATGTAA
- a CDS encoding IlvD/Edd family dehydratase, with the protein MTTRPLRSSEWFAGRDELALQNRSALRSMGFDADFYAGKPVIGIANSWSELNNCNLNLRDLAEAVKRGVIAAGGLPLEFPTISLGEEFMKPSAMLYRNLMAMDIEETIRSNPIDGVVLLCNCDKTTPAQLMGAASADLPTIQLNGGPRTVGNWRGQPVGSGTDMWKHWDDVRSGKMSREEWNELERCISCGVGACNVMGTASTMTSLSEALGVMLPGVSSLEANDARRLAAAEATGRRIVEMVHEDLRLSKIFTPAAFDNAIRTLSALGGSTNAVVHLIAMAGRRNIKLPLNRFDELAQETPFLVNCSPSGKYLMDAFHAAGGVPAVLSELKSLLKLDCLTVTGRTLGENIAAARSHDSDVIKTLADPMAADGALAVVTGNLAPSGAVIKTSAASSHLMQHRGRAVVFNDYDDMLARVNDPDLPVDADSVLVLRNAGPKGVPGFPEWGMIPVPQKLLEQGVTDIVRISDSRMSGTSYGTVVLHIAPEAAACGLLGCVRDGDEIELDVEGRRLHLHLDDAEIQKRRAEWQPPPTQHLRGYPRLYIDHVLQADEGCDFDFLRPQSDAAVEFVPPTVGRS; encoded by the coding sequence ATGACAACTCGACCGCTACGCAGTTCCGAATGGTTCGCCGGACGTGATGAATTGGCGCTGCAAAACCGTTCCGCGTTGCGGTCCATGGGATTCGATGCCGATTTTTATGCCGGCAAACCGGTGATCGGAATCGCCAACAGTTGGAGCGAATTGAACAACTGCAATCTCAACCTGCGCGATTTGGCCGAAGCGGTCAAACGGGGCGTGATCGCCGCCGGGGGATTGCCATTGGAATTCCCCACGATTTCGCTCGGCGAGGAATTTATGAAACCCTCGGCGATGCTGTATCGCAATCTGATGGCGATGGACATTGAGGAAACGATCCGCTCGAACCCGATCGACGGCGTGGTGCTGTTATGCAATTGCGACAAGACTACGCCCGCGCAATTGATGGGCGCCGCCAGCGCCGATTTGCCGACGATTCAACTCAACGGCGGACCGCGGACAGTCGGCAATTGGCGGGGACAGCCGGTTGGGTCGGGGACCGACATGTGGAAACACTGGGACGACGTCCGCTCCGGCAAGATGTCACGCGAAGAATGGAACGAACTGGAACGCTGCATCTCTTGCGGCGTGGGTGCGTGCAACGTGATGGGCACGGCCTCGACAATGACCTCGCTGTCCGAAGCGTTGGGCGTGATGCTGCCGGGTGTCTCCAGCCTCGAAGCGAATGATGCGCGGCGGTTGGCAGCGGCTGAGGCAACGGGGCGGCGGATTGTGGAAATGGTTCACGAAGACCTCCGCCTTTCAAAAATCTTCACTCCCGCGGCTTTTGACAATGCGATTCGTACATTGTCGGCGTTGGGGGGATCCACGAACGCCGTTGTGCATTTGATTGCCATGGCGGGACGGCGGAACATTAAACTACCGCTGAACCGCTTTGACGAACTCGCGCAGGAGACGCCGTTTCTGGTCAATTGCAGCCCGTCGGGGAAATACCTGATGGATGCGTTCCATGCCGCCGGCGGTGTGCCGGCGGTGTTGTCGGAATTGAAGAGCTTGCTGAAATTGGATTGTCTGACCGTGACCGGGCGCACCTTAGGCGAAAACATCGCTGCCGCGCGCAGCCACGACTCGGATGTGATCAAGACCCTGGCCGATCCTATGGCGGCCGATGGCGCGTTGGCGGTCGTGACGGGAAACCTCGCGCCCAGCGGGGCGGTGATCAAAACATCGGCGGCTTCGTCGCACCTCATGCAACATCGCGGCCGCGCAGTTGTGTTCAACGACTACGACGATATGCTGGCTCGCGTGAACGATCCCGACTTGCCGGTCGATGCGGACAGTGTGCTGGTGTTGCGGAATGCCGGTCCCAAAGGCGTACCGGGGTTTCCGGAATGGGGGATGATTCCGGTGCCGCAAAAATTGCTTGAGCAGGGAGTCACCGACATCGTTCGCATCAGCGACTCACGGATGAGCGGTACGAGTTACGGGACGGTGGTGCTGCACATCGCCCCCGAAGCGGCCGCGTGTGGGTTGTTGGGCTGCGTGCGCGATGGTGATGAGATTGAGCTGGACGTGGAGGGGCGTCGATTGCATCTGCATCTCGACGATGCGGAAATCCAAAAACGCCGCGCCGAGTGGCAACCGCCGCCGACCCAACATTTGCGAGGATATCCGCGGCTATACATCGACCACGTATTGCAGGCCGATGAAGGCTGCGACTTTGATTTCCTCAGGCCCCAGTCGGACGCCGCCGTGGAGTTTGTGCCACCGACGGTGGGTCGGTCTTGA
- a CDS encoding site-2 protease family protein — protein MANQGLNIDNLTPEQFDELLAQHEREIQLGNVPEGSRRPAAPPKRWFRPLMLFAATCLSTWYVGGPEYSMALMAILLFHEMGHFLQSIRYHVPASFPYFIPMPLPPIGTMGAVIIQRRGAGDRKALFDIAISGPLAGLLIALPMTYLGIQWSTVQLVPTNGAGFQFGEPLIFQWLINYVHGPIPQGYDLFMHPFAHAGWVGIFITALNLVPVSQLDGGHIMYALLRKKAHIVAIGFLLLVVGYMAWTGRYQWLLMVALVTFMGPKHPPTANDNVPLGWGRKILGWLTLAFLIIGITPDPIRYYDPGEQRPVRKPAAIELITPPQHGANPTQPG, from the coding sequence ATGGCGAATCAAGGACTGAACATAGACAATTTGACGCCCGAGCAGTTCGATGAACTCCTCGCGCAACACGAACGAGAGATTCAACTAGGCAACGTCCCGGAAGGCTCACGCAGACCCGCAGCCCCCCCAAAACGTTGGTTCCGGCCGCTGATGTTGTTTGCGGCGACTTGTTTGAGCACTTGGTACGTGGGTGGTCCTGAATACAGCATGGCGTTGATGGCGATATTGCTATTTCATGAAATGGGACATTTCCTGCAATCAATTCGGTACCACGTTCCAGCCAGTTTTCCCTATTTCATTCCGATGCCGCTTCCGCCGATTGGTACCATGGGGGCGGTGATCATTCAGAGGCGCGGCGCGGGCGATCGCAAAGCACTGTTCGACATCGCCATCTCTGGCCCTTTGGCCGGACTTCTCATTGCTCTGCCAATGACCTATTTGGGGATCCAGTGGAGCACTGTTCAGTTGGTGCCAACCAACGGTGCAGGTTTCCAATTCGGAGAACCGTTGATTTTCCAATGGCTGATCAACTACGTCCACGGACCGATCCCCCAAGGTTATGACCTGTTCATGCATCCATTCGCCCATGCCGGCTGGGTGGGGATTTTTATCACCGCGCTAAACTTGGTCCCGGTGAGCCAACTCGATGGCGGTCATATTATGTATGCCTTGCTCCGCAAAAAAGCACACATCGTCGCCATCGGTTTTCTGTTGCTGGTCGTCGGCTATATGGCCTGGACCGGACGGTATCAGTGGTTGCTGATGGTCGCGCTGGTGACCTTTATGGGCCCCAAGCATCCGCCGACTGCCAACGACAACGTCCCGCTAGGCTGGGGCCGTAAAATTCTCGGCTGGCTGACGCTGGCCTTTTTGATCATCGGCATCACCCCCGACCCCATCCGCTATTACGACCCGGGCGAACAACGGCCAGTGAGAAAACCAGCGGCCATCGAACTCATCACGCCACCACAGCACGGCGCGAATCCCACGCAACCGGGGTAA
- a CDS encoding sugar phosphate isomerase/epimerase family protein produces MKYGMNMLLWTTNVGEEHFPILERLKSMGYDGVEIPIFDLELEPYRKLAEKCDELGLERTAVTVCSSEANPASPDAALRKAGLEHINQVVDACAVLGASLLCGPYHSAIGEFSGDGPTEDERKWSQETLGHAADHAQAADVMLGLEYLNRFECYLLNSAADCAEFVRAVDHPNLRMIYDTFHANIEEKHVDEAIRTCADVTCHVHISENDRSTPGAGHVEWDKTFHTLKETEYDGWMTVEAFGLALPELAAATKIWRKMYTSEDQLAEAALKFMKSNWNA; encoded by the coding sequence ATGAAGTATGGCATGAATATGCTGCTCTGGACGACCAACGTTGGCGAAGAACATTTTCCGATTTTGGAGCGTCTTAAGTCGATGGGCTACGACGGCGTCGAGATCCCGATTTTTGATTTGGAGTTGGAGCCGTATCGAAAACTGGCGGAAAAATGCGACGAATTGGGCCTGGAGCGAACGGCGGTGACGGTTTGTTCCAGCGAAGCCAACCCAGCATCCCCGGATGCCGCACTGCGCAAAGCGGGGCTTGAACATATCAATCAGGTGGTTGACGCGTGCGCGGTGTTGGGGGCGAGTCTATTGTGCGGGCCGTACCATTCGGCGATCGGCGAATTCAGCGGCGACGGTCCCACGGAGGACGAACGCAAATGGTCTCAAGAAACGCTCGGTCACGCCGCCGACCATGCCCAAGCAGCTGATGTGATGCTGGGGTTGGAATACCTCAATCGCTTTGAATGCTACCTGCTGAACAGCGCCGCCGACTGTGCAGAATTCGTGCGTGCCGTCGATCACCCGAACTTGCGCATGATTTACGACACATTCCATGCCAACATCGAGGAAAAGCATGTCGACGAAGCAATCCGAACCTGCGCCGACGTCACCTGTCACGTACACATCTCCGAAAACGACCGCTCCACGCCGGGCGCAGGGCATGTGGAATGGGACAAAACTTTCCACACATTAAAAGAAACCGAATACGACGGCTGGATGACCGTCGAAGCCTTCGGTTTGGCGCTGCCGGAGTTGGCAGCAGCGACGAAGATCTGGCGGAAAATGTACACGTCCGAGGATCAGTTGGCCGAAGCGGCGCTGAAGTTCATGAAGTCGAACTGGAACGCGTGA
- a CDS encoding RNA polymerase sigma factor, translating to MMQLADNEVLQLVRAAQAGNREAFGRLAVRFEPIVFAIVLRRLRNRSEAKEVTQDVFLQMMRKLDQLRDPERFVGWMKQVAVRMAINRAVRRPHEVVTGTDTVSALKMDRANPLESLMQKEDAGRVRGGLSRLRELDRQTLMAFYFEGQSLKEMSDHFESPIGTIKRRLHTARNRLKEELVAAPAPV from the coding sequence ATGATGCAATTGGCAGATAACGAGGTCTTGCAATTGGTGCGGGCAGCTCAAGCGGGAAACCGTGAGGCGTTCGGTCGATTGGCGGTGCGGTTCGAGCCGATCGTGTTCGCTATTGTGCTGCGACGACTGCGCAACCGGTCCGAAGCGAAGGAAGTCACGCAGGACGTCTTCTTGCAAATGATGCGGAAGCTGGACCAGTTGCGTGACCCAGAGCGGTTCGTAGGCTGGATGAAGCAAGTCGCCGTGCGGATGGCGATCAACCGAGCGGTCCGACGGCCGCACGAGGTCGTGACCGGTACGGATACGGTGTCGGCATTGAAAATGGATCGGGCCAACCCTTTGGAAAGCCTGATGCAAAAAGAAGATGCCGGCCGGGTCCGGGGTGGTTTGTCGCGTCTGCGTGAGCTGGATCGGCAAACGCTGATGGCGTTCTACTTCGAGGGCCAATCGCTCAAGGAGATGAGCGACCACTTCGAAAGCCCGATCGGAACGATCAAGCGGCGACTGCACACCGCACGGAACCGCTTGAAAGAAGAACTGGTCGCCGCCCCGGCACCAGTCTGA
- a CDS encoding APC family permease has product MNRLHNPPPSPLDPHFESRAGLLRVLGLGTAVAVVVGNVIGSGIFYKPGAIAAAAGSFPLIISTWIVGGVLCILGALCFAELAAMLPQAGGPYVYLREAYGRPAAFLFGFNDFLFARPAAIGALSVAFIEALASAFDWQAPVVLKVAMSISLIALVAWVNVVGVIWGGRLQGLTTIIKGGFLLLVGLAPFLFVAAGWGGFEVANYATSTPVEDLSLSTRFGIVLLAVMWAYDGWHGVAPVAEEIRAPQKNIPRALIWGVGILIFLYVLANIAYHGVLSLQEVEAAGTKAAQAMIKKLLVPLGDTTAQLGVAAMGAVIMCSTFGGINSNLLLAPRIVFAMGRDDVFFRALGRVHANYRTPATAIMIQAAMAMLLIVATAVLIESADSLKTIGIVQQLTGEQDLKQSTIFDILTNLVVFSASIFYMLCVFSVFVLRKMHPDWERPYRTWGYPFVPAAFVLFYLWFLSQIYLGQPWESRLGLLFIALGLPVYFAYQYWAKRHPEDPHDGQ; this is encoded by the coding sequence GTGAATCGGTTGCACAATCCACCTCCGAGTCCCCTGGATCCCCATTTCGAAAGCCGGGCGGGGCTGCTGCGTGTGCTGGGATTAGGTACCGCCGTGGCGGTTGTGGTCGGGAATGTGATTGGCTCGGGAATCTTCTACAAACCCGGCGCCATTGCTGCCGCAGCGGGGTCTTTTCCGCTGATCATTTCGACTTGGATCGTGGGAGGCGTGCTTTGTATTTTGGGAGCGCTCTGCTTTGCAGAATTGGCTGCCATGCTGCCACAGGCCGGAGGTCCCTATGTTTATCTCCGGGAAGCATACGGCCGACCCGCGGCGTTTTTGTTCGGTTTCAATGATTTCCTGTTCGCCCGCCCCGCCGCCATCGGTGCTTTGTCGGTCGCGTTTATCGAAGCCTTGGCAAGCGCATTTGACTGGCAGGCTCCCGTTGTTCTCAAAGTCGCCATGTCAATCAGCCTCATTGCGCTCGTGGCATGGGTGAATGTGGTGGGAGTCATCTGGGGTGGGCGGCTGCAAGGTTTGACCACGATCATCAAAGGTGGTTTTTTGTTGCTGGTGGGCTTGGCGCCGTTCCTGTTCGTGGCTGCTGGGTGGGGTGGTTTTGAGGTAGCGAACTACGCGACCTCGACTCCAGTGGAAGATCTGAGTTTGTCGACACGCTTCGGCATCGTGTTGCTGGCGGTGATGTGGGCCTATGACGGATGGCACGGAGTCGCCCCCGTCGCTGAGGAAATCCGTGCACCACAAAAGAACATTCCCCGCGCCCTCATCTGGGGAGTGGGGATACTCATTTTCCTATATGTATTGGCCAACATCGCCTACCACGGCGTGCTCTCCCTACAGGAAGTCGAAGCCGCCGGCACAAAGGCTGCTCAGGCAATGATCAAAAAACTGCTCGTTCCGTTGGGCGATACGACCGCCCAACTGGGAGTGGCCGCTATGGGGGCGGTGATCATGTGCAGTACTTTTGGCGGCATCAACAGTAACCTGCTCCTGGCGCCGCGGATTGTGTTTGCGATGGGGCGCGATGACGTTTTTTTTCGCGCGCTGGGGCGGGTACACGCCAATTACCGCACACCGGCAACAGCCATCATGATTCAAGCGGCGATGGCCATGCTTTTGATCGTGGCGACGGCCGTACTGATTGAGTCCGCCGATTCGCTGAAAACAATTGGCATCGTTCAACAATTGACCGGTGAACAAGACCTGAAACAATCGACGATCTTCGACATTTTGACCAACCTCGTCGTGTTTTCGGCCAGCATTTTTTACATGCTGTGCGTGTTTTCAGTGTTTGTCCTGCGAAAAATGCATCCCGACTGGGAACGCCCCTACCGTACTTGGGGCTACCCGTTTGTGCCGGCGGCGTTTGTGCTGTTTTATCTCTGGTTTCTCTCGCAGATTTACTTGGGACAACCGTGGGAATCCCGGCTGGGCCTACTCTTTATCGCCTTAGGCCTGCCGGTCTATTTCGCCTATCAATATTGGGCCAAACGGCATCCCGAAGATCCGCACGACGGGCAATAA